GAAAGGCCTTTAAATCAGGAAGCCCAGCATCTGCCGCTTCTTTGGTGGGGCGTCTTTCTAAAAGGGGCCATATTTCTAAACGACGCCTTGAGACTGAACCCACAAGGGTTATAAAATTAACGGGTTGAAAATTACGTCTTCGAGGAAAACGGCAATAAAGCTTTCCTTCTTCATCGAAGAGCATCTCTTTAAAGGCCACCTGGCGGGAAAATCCGGTAAAAGAAGCGTTAAACCTAAGGCCGATATCAAGGAGAAGGACTTTAGTCATCTTTGGCTTTTCAGGAAAAAGGGTAGCGTTTGCTTTTTCAGAGGCTTCCATAAGATGCCGCCAAAAGTTATCAGCAAGTAATTCCTGCTGCCTTAGAAGCTGGGCCAGCCTTTTGTTTAACTCATCAATGGTACGCTTTTGGGTGCGCCGTGAAAGGCGCTTTAAATATGCCTTACGGTGGGCCTCAAAGGAATCAGGGTTGCGTTCAAGATCAAGGGCTTCAAAGGCAAGGTTTAGTTCCACGGCTTTTTCTTTATCACTTCCTTGCAGATCCGGATGGTAAGCCCGCTGAAGAGCGCGGTAACAAGCCTTTACCAGACCAAAAAGGGCTTCATCGTCAAGTTCGCGGACTATTTCTGGCGATATGCCCAAAACTTCAAAAGGATTTCGGCGCATGTCTTAAATTTTAAACTATTGTTTTCTCCTTGGCGAATATGCCGATATTTTGGTAAAAGAGCTTCCATAAAACAAGGAGGTTGTTTTCATGATCAAAGCAAACGCTTTACCTACTCTGATCGGAAGTTTCCCTGGAAGTGATTACCAAAAAGCCATGGATTTAATTTTTAAATATACCCCTGAAATTCCATGCTGGCCTCAACTTCCAGCCTTTCCTCACGAAGGAATGCTCATCCAGTTTAGCCACGGGCTTCCGGGCTTTGACCCTGAAAAATTGGTTATTGATCCCACAAGCCCTGGTTTTGAAGAAGAAATGCTTGCTTTTTACGAAGAATACATGGCGGTTAAAGAAGGCGGAAAACCCCTTTCAGAGAGCCTTTTTGTCATTAAAGAAACCGAAGCAAAAGGACTTTATCTTTTAAAAGAAAACTTTAAAAGCAAGGAAAATGCCTTTGCCGTAAAAGGGCAAATCACAGGCCCTTTTACTTTGGCCACCGGGATCAAAACTCCTGAAGGCAAGGCTGCCTTTTATGATCCCCCTCTGCGAGACATCATCATAAAAATGGTTGCTATGAAAGCAGCATATCAAGCAGAATTCTTAAAAGAACTTGGCATGCCAGTGATCATTTTCCTTGATGAGCCAGCCCTTTCTGGTTTTGGTTCTTCGGCCTTTGTGGGGGTAAGTCGCGAAGAAATACTTGCCGCGCTCTCAGAAGTTGCTCTCGAAATCAAAGAAAGAGAAGGGCTAGTAGGAGTCCACGTTTGTGCCAACACCGAGTGGGACCTCCTCATAGAAGCAGGGCTTGATGTGCTTAATTTTGACGCCTTTGATTATCTTGATCGTTTTCTTCTGTTTGCCGAAGACCTCAAAAATTTTATAGCCGAAGGAAAAGTTATCGCCTGGGGCATAGTCCCCACCCTTAAGCCAGAGGTATTGGCAAATATAGAAGCTGACGAACTGGTCGGTAAACTTGATTCTTCCATAGAAGAACTTGCACAAAAGGCCCAATTAGACTACCAAGAAATCTTAAGACACTCTTTGATTACTCCCAGCTGTGGCATGGGAACTTTGCCTGAAAACTTGGTAGAAAAAGCGCTATCACTTTTAAAGGAAACCTCAGCAACCCTGAGAGCAAAATTATGACCTTTGAACTCGAAACAGAAAGGGAACGCCTTATTCCAGATACCAGTGTTTTTACCAATCCTGATGTTTATAGGGAGTTTGGTAAAAACCCAAACGAAGCCTTTGCAAACTTTTTAGAACTGGTAGCAGAGGCCCCCAACGTAAGGGTGTACATGCCCTCTTCCGTTTACGAAGAACTCAAAAAGATGCTTAAAAACGCAAAAGTCCCTCCCAAGGCCCGGGCGGTATTTCGGGTAAAATCCCCCAAAAAATATGAAATTCAGATACCGGCATTTTTACTTTACGAATTAATCGACGATATCAGACAACGCATAAACAAAGGCCTGCGGGTGGCTGAAGATGCTGTGAGGGCTTCTGCACACCGCAGCCCGGATGAAATTATAAACGCCCTGCGCCGCAGATATCGCGAAGCCCTACGAGAAGGCATTGTCGATTCCAAAGAAGACATTGAGCTTATCTTGCTGGCCCTTGAGCTTGATGGCCTCTTACTTTCAGCTGACAGAGGCATTTTGGCCCTTGCTGACAAGCTCGGTATTCGCTGGGTACCACCTGAAGAAATCAGAGACACCATTGAAGGGCTTATTTATAGTCCCTGATAGCAAAGCGCGTATAAATACTTTTCACACTTGCACGCAAAATAGTAGGTTCAAGGGCTCCTTTTTTTATTAGGTCAAACAAATCGCTAATGGTTTCAACGGGCCTGTCTACAAAATTTGCTACAATGCCTAGTTCTTCGGTGGTGTGGGCGTCACTTCCAGCAACCATGGGAAGACCGTAGATTTCTGCAAGACCGAAAGCCTTGGCATTGTCTTGGGGAGCCGTTCTTCCGTTTATCACTTCAATGGCATGGACTAACCCCTCTTCAAGAAGAGACTCATCGGGTTCGTTCCCCCAACGAAAAGGATGTGCCCAGATAGCAAGACCATTTAGCTTTTTTATCTCTGCTAGGACCTCGCGCGCCGAAAGACCATAAGGAAAATTAGGAAGTTCTTCTTCAGCAAAGAGCAAAAAGTCTCCTTCTGGGGCAGAGTATTCCATGCCGAAAAATATTCTGACTTTTCCGTTAAAGCTCAAGTTGGCAAATATTTCCCTGGCTTGAGTTGAGAAATGGTCTGTGATGCAAACCGCGTGGTAGCCGATTTTTGAAAGCCTTTCCAAACACGCCTCAAGACTTTGATGTCCACACGGAGATACATCCGTGTGGACATGTAAGTCAACCAAAAACTTTGGTTCCTGCTCAGCCTTTTCTTCCATAGGTCTAAATATAATATGAGTAAGCAGGTTTTTCTTCTTCTAATAAATAATGAGATGAAATCATTTCTTTATAATCATCAAGCCAATAAGCATCAGGGTTTCTGCGATAAATGAGTATTTTACCAGTATTTTTATTATCCGCAGCCCGGTGGAATTTAAAAATAATCTTTTCTTCTGTAAGGGCCAATATCTCTAGTTTGCCAAGTTCGTGAGACATGGTAAAGCGTGCCCGTTTGGCAAGCCCTGAAACAAGCCCCCTCGCCTTTTCGAATATCTGGTAGCCTTCTTCAATGGGAACGGCATAGGGTTTGTTTCCGATAGTAGGACGGCATTGGAAGATGTAATATGGTGCAATTCCAGCAAAAGAAAGCTTTCTAAAAAGCTCAGCCATTACTTCTGGATCATCATTCACGCCGCGGATGATAGGGGTCTGATTCAACAAAATAGCTCCTGCCTTCATTAAAAGATCACAAGCCTTAAGAGCTTCGTCGGTTAACTCACGTGGATGATCAAAGTGAACGATGACGTAGATGCGTTTTGCTGGCGTGGAGTAGGTCTTAATAATTTCTAAAAGCTCCTGGTCTTCGGTAATCCTTTGAGGATAAAAAGCAGGCACTTTGCTTCCGATACGGATAATACCAACGTGGTCGATAGCCCTGAGTTTAGAAAGAAATTCTTTTAGACGGCGGTTAGAAAGCATGAGACCGTCGCCACCAGAAAGAATCACGTTCGTAATCTCTCGATGAGAAGCAATGTAATCCATAGCAGCATCAATATCTTCCAGGCGCTCAGGCCGGCCACCGTCAATAAAAAGCCTCTTACGAAAACAATAGCGGCAAAGACCAGCGCAAACGTTACTTGCAAGCACCAAAACAGTAGTGTCGTATTTATGTTGCATCCCGGGCATCACGGTGTATGCACTTTCGTTTGAGGGGTCAAGGCGTCCCCATTCCCATTCCATTAATTCTTCTTCATTGGGAAGGATAAGCCTTGCAATGGGATCCCGCGGATCGTTAAAATTGATGAGGCCCAAATAATATTCTGTGCATTTCATGGGATATTTCCGCACAACTTCTTTGATTCTGTTATTTTCCAAGGCAATAGGGAGTTGGTCGATTTTGGTCACAAAATTTGGCTTTTTAAGCATAGGCACCTCCTTTAAAAAAGAGACCGCAGAAGCGCGGGCCAAAGATTAAAACAAGCGGTAGAAATTTTTTACCAAGAAATTAGGATTATTGTCAAGGATTTTTGCAATAGAGTCTCAATTATTATGGTTTGCTATAAATAGGCTTTCAGGGCCTCTTTTAAAAGTTCAGCGTAACTTACCCTTCGTAAATCATTACCATCATAAAAGAGAAGATTTAATTCGGAAGTAGGCATTTTTTTAAGCTTGCAAACCACTTCTTCTTTTAAACCTCCAATTAGAGGCTTCATCTGAAGATATGCCCATATCCAGAAGGCACGCACAAAGGGATCTGACGAATCTGAAAGATGCAATGCGTATTGAGGCGCTTTGTGTTTTTCCAAAAGATCAGGAAAAACCTGGGCAAGTCTGCCTATTCCCCACACCACGCCCCTTTGAGCCGGAGGATATTCTAGGTAGTTACCCTCTTCCCAGATATACGAAATAAGGATTGAGGTATATTCTTCAGCAAGTTTGCGGTGATTTGCAAGGCTTTCAGCCATGGCCTCAGGCACACCCCAGGCCATGCCACCTGATTCTTCGTTAAGCATCCACATAAAGCGCCTGACAATCACGCGGGCTGCTTCTAAATCTTTTGCGGCGATTTGAGCTACCACCGGACCAATGGCGGCAATCGCTTTCCGCCTAACTTCTTCTTCCCGATGACAAAGAGCCCCAATTAAAACGTTTATAGTCTTTTTAGGCGGGAAATTTTTGACTTCTTCTAGAATAAAAGGGAGATCCTTTTTGGCAAGAAGATTGAGGATCTCCCTTTTTAAATCACGACAGGAAAAGCTAGGCATTTTGTTTTTCCTTTATGGCCCTTGCGATAGAGACACCAATTTCGCGACATTCTTTAAGCTGGTCATGAGTGGGAACAAACTTGACTTTATAACCCGGATGAACTAGCGCTGCCTGCATTTCTTCGAGGTATTTATTCATGTGTTTTACTGCTTCTCCACTCCAGCCAAAAGAACCAAAGGCTGCGCCAAGTTTTTTGCGCGGCCTGAGGCCTTTGATGTAGGTAAGCACGTCAGCCATTTGAGGTAACATGTTGTTGTTAAGCGTAGAAGAACCAAATACAAGGGCCTTAGCCTCAAGGACCTGGGTCATAATGTCACTACGGTGATCAATGCTTGCGTTCATTACTTTGACGGATACACCTTCACTCATGATACCATCGGCAATCGCCATGGCCATTTTTTCCGTGCTGTGCCACATGGTGGCATAAACCACTAAGGCATAATCGCGAGCCTGGTACGTACACCAGCGCTTATAAGCATCGACGATATCTTTAATATGAGAGCGCCAAATAACGCCGTGGTCAGGCAAAATCATTTCAATTTCTAGCTTCATCTCTTCGATGGTTTTAAGTATCTTTTCAACCTGTGGAGAAAAAGGCAAAACAATGTTGGCGTAGTACTTGGCAGCCTCTTGCATAAGCTCGTCATACTTGACCTCATCATCAAAACGTTCGCTGGTGGCGTAATGCTGGCCAAAGGCATCCTGAGAAACAAGAATTTTTTCTTCCGGGATATAAGAAACCATGCTATCTGGCCAGTGAATCATTCTGGTTTCAAGAAACTGGACGGTTCTTTTCCCAAGAGAGATAGAATCTCCACTTTTTACTTCCACCAAGGGCCAATCATCACAATTAAAGTGTTCTTTAAGGCCCTTATACCCCATTGGAGAACAAAAGACCTTTTCTGGTTTTACCCTTTTTATGATCTCAGGTAGTGCACCTGAGTGGTCCATCTCCACGTGGTTTACCACGATGTAGTCGATTTTTTCAGGATCTCCCAACACCTTAATAAGCTTGTGAATTAGATCATTAGTAAAAGGCTTTTTGACGGTGTCAAAAAGGGTGATCTTTTCGTCAATTATTAAGAAGGCATTGTAAGTTGAGCCTCTTTTGGTGGAATAACCGTGAAAATCCCTGACATTCCAATCAACTGCTCCAACCCAATAGATATCGTCTTTCACTTTAATGGGCGGCATACCATCCCCTCCTTTGTTAGTTCTATTGTTTAGGCCGGGATGCCCCCGGCCCGATTAAATTTTATAAATTGGCCTTCCAGAGACCATGAAGATTGCAATATGCTCGTGCTGCTACCGGACCATCAGCCTCTACTTTGAAATCTGCTTCAGGGGCATCCCTTGGAACCAAAAATTGTATGTAGCTTTTCGTCCCCACGATTAACTCAATCCATTCGATATAATGCTTTTCTTCCATGGGATGTGGAGCGCTCCCAACTTTTACTTTGTAGCCACCGTCGGTTTTTTCGATTATAGGAACGTGTTTTTCCTGGGAAGCATCGGTGGTGTTTTCTTTTAGCAATTCCATAGGTTGGTTACAGCACACCAAGACCCCCTGACCACTGTGAAGAACAGTTACGATGTTGCCACACACATTACACTTATAAACTTCTAACCTCTGTGCCATTTTGGCCTCCTTACTTTAGAATTATTTTTATCTTAAAGTTAATCAAATTTTTTGCTTCGTCAACAATAAAATCACATTTCATTCCAGTTTTTTATGTAAACATTTTTTTACAATGCTTACCGAGGATCCGATCCTGTTTTCAGAACGAAAAACAGGAACGGAGCCCTGCGATTGAAGGCAAAATATTGCACAGGGGGGAACTAGCTGAAGTTCTCAAATAATATAACGTAGCTGTTCTGCGGCACTTCTAAGGCCTTGGCCACGGGCACACACTTGGCACAAAGCATAAAAACTAGCTCTTCGCGCCCGGGAAATACGCTCAATGTCTCAAAGTGGCCCATCCCTTTGGCCAGCACAAGATCAGCTTCGTGATAAAGGTGTCTAAATTCATCAGAGGCAAGGGA
The sequence above is drawn from the Thermodesulfatator atlanticus DSM 21156 genome and encodes:
- a CDS encoding PHP domain-containing protein; the encoded protein is MEEKAEQEPKFLVDLHVHTDVSPCGHQSLEACLERLSKIGYHAVCITDHFSTQAREIFANLSFNGKVRIFFGMEYSAPEGDFLLFAEEELPNFPYGLSAREVLAEIKKLNGLAIWAHPFRWGNEPDESLLEEGLVHAIEVINGRTAPQDNAKAFGLAEIYGLPMVAGSDAHTTEELGIVANFVDRPVETISDLFDLIKKGALEPTILRASVKSIYTRFAIRDYK
- a CDS encoding J domain-containing protein, yielding MRRNPFEVLGISPEIVRELDDEALFGLVKACYRALQRAYHPDLQGSDKEKAVELNLAFEALDLERNPDSFEAHRKAYLKRLSRRTQKRTIDELNKRLAQLLRQQELLADNFWRHLMEASEKANATLFPEKPKMTKVLLLDIGLRFNASFTGFSRQVAFKEMLFDEEGKLYCRFPRRRNFQPVNFITLVGSVSRRRLEIWPLLERRPTKEAADAGLPDLKAFQIINALQVEVFKRTCLPLLKTELKENSYLFSLHRRYNVLEPLVFLEGMILKIEAASPKDLNKIVKKHGEPLHKCQSLPPGFLALDSGQE
- a CDS encoding KamA family radical SAM protein, giving the protein MLKKPNFVTKIDQLPIALENNRIKEVVRKYPMKCTEYYLGLINFNDPRDPIARLILPNEEELMEWEWGRLDPSNESAYTVMPGMQHKYDTTVLVLASNVCAGLCRYCFRKRLFIDGGRPERLEDIDAAMDYIASHREITNVILSGGDGLMLSNRRLKEFLSKLRAIDHVGIIRIGSKVPAFYPQRITEDQELLEIIKTYSTPAKRIYVIVHFDHPRELTDEALKACDLLMKAGAILLNQTPIIRGVNDDPEVMAELFRKLSFAGIAPYYIFQCRPTIGNKPYAVPIEEGYQIFEKARGLVSGLAKRARFTMSHELGKLEILALTEEKIIFKFHRAADNKNTGKILIYRRNPDAYWLDDYKEMISSHYLLEEEKPAYSYYI
- a CDS encoding desulfoferrodoxin, producing MAQRLEVYKCNVCGNIVTVLHSGQGVLVCCNQPMELLKENTTDASQEKHVPIIEKTDGGYKVKVGSAPHPMEEKHYIEWIELIVGTKSYIQFLVPRDAPEADFKVEADGPVAARAYCNLHGLWKANL
- a CDS encoding uroporphyrinogen decarboxylase/cobalamine-independent methonine synthase family protein translates to MIKANALPTLIGSFPGSDYQKAMDLIFKYTPEIPCWPQLPAFPHEGMLIQFSHGLPGFDPEKLVIDPTSPGFEEEMLAFYEEYMAVKEGGKPLSESLFVIKETEAKGLYLLKENFKSKENAFAVKGQITGPFTLATGIKTPEGKAAFYDPPLRDIIIKMVAMKAAYQAEFLKELGMPVIIFLDEPALSGFGSSAFVGVSREEILAALSEVALEIKEREGLVGVHVCANTEWDLLIEAGLDVLNFDAFDYLDRFLLFAEDLKNFIAEGKVIAWGIVPTLKPEVLANIEADELVGKLDSSIEELAQKAQLDYQEILRHSLITPSCGMGTLPENLVEKALSLLKETSATLRAKL
- a CDS encoding FprA family A-type flavoprotein gives rise to the protein MPPIKVKDDIYWVGAVDWNVRDFHGYSTKRGSTYNAFLIIDEKITLFDTVKKPFTNDLIHKLIKVLGDPEKIDYIVVNHVEMDHSGALPEIIKRVKPEKVFCSPMGYKGLKEHFNCDDWPLVEVKSGDSISLGKRTVQFLETRMIHWPDSMVSYIPEEKILVSQDAFGQHYATSERFDDEVKYDELMQEAAKYYANIVLPFSPQVEKILKTIEEMKLEIEMILPDHGVIWRSHIKDIVDAYKRWCTYQARDYALVVYATMWHSTEKMAMAIADGIMSEGVSVKVMNASIDHRSDIMTQVLEAKALVFGSSTLNNNMLPQMADVLTYIKGLRPRKKLGAAFGSFGWSGEAVKHMNKYLEEMQAALVHPGYKVKFVPTHDQLKECREIGVSIARAIKEKQNA
- a CDS encoding RNA ligase partner protein, giving the protein MTFELETERERLIPDTSVFTNPDVYREFGKNPNEAFANFLELVAEAPNVRVYMPSSVYEELKKMLKNAKVPPKARAVFRVKSPKKYEIQIPAFLLYELIDDIRQRINKGLRVAEDAVRASAHRSPDEIINALRRRYREALREGIVDSKEDIELILLALELDGLLLSADRGILALADKLGIRWVPPEEIRDTIEGLIYSP
- a CDS encoding DVU0298 family protein, with product MPSFSCRDLKREILNLLAKKDLPFILEEVKNFPPKKTINVLIGALCHREEEVRRKAIAAIGPVVAQIAAKDLEAARVIVRRFMWMLNEESGGMAWGVPEAMAESLANHRKLAEEYTSILISYIWEEGNYLEYPPAQRGVVWGIGRLAQVFPDLLEKHKAPQYALHLSDSSDPFVRAFWIWAYLQMKPLIGGLKEEVVCKLKKMPTSELNLLFYDGNDLRRVSYAELLKEALKAYL